From Rubripirellula reticaptiva, the proteins below share one genomic window:
- a CDS encoding sialidase family protein, with amino-acid sequence MSNQIPFARQMLASVVISSLLACSSSSFAPALYAQTVAPESVLGDTAMPSSDDVSQTFPYGITGKTPPSLIKINYDGQPPYHKHRINLRIFQGCPQVEISEGGRLWATWFGSNVQSERAPFHQGQFSVISTSADDGKTWQEVFVFDPSDLLGGGASDPMLWKDAKGNIRFIGLRNIDFKGKDEFASSAWEFTMLDPENEYTAWSSPRLLGNKNISVMKPLIFPDGTIMRSMDDFKLVGKPNEVRIRFLKEDSIGKPIFVSEFPVDNDAVFAEQMPIIRKDGSLFTFYRAKKGQKFAESFDGGKNWKLGGYYPMQFSINTKCILKTLPSGRVLLVANDVQMNVDNGKSKFYYTDGNGNERELEGYKGPRARMTAYLSDDDGKTFSHKLLLCDDGQISYPSATINKDGAIYIAYDQGRGVIGQHTIFLSKISEEDILAGELVDGESFLNNVVSRPSDQGGGRREGDKI; translated from the coding sequence GTGTCAAACCAAATTCCATTCGCTCGCCAGATGCTCGCATCCGTGGTGATTTCCAGTTTGCTCGCATGCTCTTCGTCGAGTTTTGCTCCGGCGCTCTACGCCCAGACGGTAGCGCCAGAGTCTGTGTTGGGTGACACCGCGATGCCTTCCTCCGACGACGTATCGCAAACCTTCCCTTACGGAATCACCGGCAAGACACCACCTTCTTTGATCAAAATCAATTACGACGGTCAGCCTCCGTATCACAAGCACCGCATCAATCTGAGGATCTTTCAAGGCTGCCCACAGGTAGAAATTTCCGAGGGCGGCAGACTTTGGGCAACTTGGTTTGGCTCCAACGTGCAATCCGAACGCGCACCGTTCCACCAAGGCCAGTTCTCGGTCATCTCGACTTCCGCAGACGATGGTAAAACTTGGCAAGAAGTGTTTGTCTTTGACCCGAGTGACCTGCTTGGTGGCGGCGCATCGGATCCGATGTTGTGGAAAGACGCCAAGGGCAATATTCGCTTTATTGGTCTTCGGAACATCGATTTCAAAGGCAAGGATGAATTCGCATCTTCGGCGTGGGAGTTCACGATGCTCGATCCAGAGAACGAGTACACTGCCTGGTCCTCGCCACGTCTACTTGGAAATAAAAACATCTCGGTCATGAAGCCGCTTATCTTCCCGGATGGAACGATCATGCGCTCGATGGACGACTTCAAACTCGTTGGCAAACCTAACGAAGTGAGGATTCGCTTTTTGAAAGAAGACTCCATCGGCAAGCCGATCTTTGTTTCTGAATTCCCCGTCGACAACGACGCGGTGTTTGCGGAGCAAATGCCAATCATCCGAAAGGATGGAAGCCTATTTACCTTCTACCGCGCTAAAAAGGGCCAGAAGTTTGCCGAGTCTTTCGACGGCGGCAAGAACTGGAAACTTGGCGGCTATTATCCGATGCAGTTCTCAATCAACACGAAGTGCATTCTCAAAACACTCCCGTCGGGAAGAGTGCTGTTGGTCGCTAACGATGTCCAAATGAACGTGGACAACGGCAAGAGCAAGTTCTACTACACCGATGGAAACGGCAATGAACGCGAGCTCGAAGGATACAAGGGCCCACGCGCCCGCATGACGGCCTACTTAAGTGACGACGACGGCAAAACCTTTTCGCACAAGTTGCTTTTGTGCGACGATGGCCAAATCAGTTACCCCTCGGCAACGATTAACAAAGATGGTGCGATTTACATCGCCTACGACCAGGGACGTGGCGTGATCGGCCAGCACACAATCTTTCTGTCGAAAATTTCCGA